A window of the Egibacter rhizosphaerae genome harbors these coding sequences:
- a CDS encoding DUF501 domain-containing protein, translated as MVSTRSDGSGASPADDALRPSPDASDEAMLSRRPLDRTERALADRLIGRPARGRPATAVRCAWGLPAVLRVDPALDDGTPFPTTFWLACPLANRACGRLEAAGVMTELADRLGHDEVLATGHADAHERYVALRDRLGPEVPGNPSAGGMPDRVKCLHSLYAHYLATGANPVGAWVGEQIEPLACPGPCHRVDGGGWRE; from the coding sequence ATGGTCTCCACCCGCTCGGACGGTTCCGGCGCCTCCCCGGCCGACGACGCGCTCCGGCCCTCCCCGGATGCGTCGGACGAGGCGATGCTCTCCCGGCGGCCGCTGGACCGCACCGAGCGTGCGCTCGCCGACCGGTTGATCGGCCGCCCCGCGCGGGGTCGGCCGGCCACCGCGGTGCGTTGCGCCTGGGGCCTGCCCGCGGTCCTGCGCGTCGACCCGGCGCTCGACGACGGCACGCCTTTCCCCACAACCTTCTGGCTCGCCTGCCCCCTCGCGAACCGTGCCTGCGGACGCCTGGAGGCGGCTGGTGTCATGACGGAGCTCGCCGACCGGCTCGGCCACGACGAGGTCCTGGCGACGGGGCACGCGGACGCGCACGAGCGGTACGTGGCGCTGCGGGACCGTCTCGGTCCCGAGGTTCCGGGTAACCCGAGCGCCGGCGGCATGCCCGATCGGGTGAAGTGCCTGCACAGCCTCTACGCCCATTACCTGGCCACCGGCGCCAACCCCGTGGGTGCGTGGGTCGGCGAGCAGATCGAGCCGCTCGCTTGCCCCGGCCCGTGCCACCGGGTCGACGGCGGCGGGTGGCGGGAGTGA
- a CDS encoding CBS domain-containing protein → MARDTRISDVMTTDVLTLRPEMPLEDAFGLLAEQGVSGAPVVDTELRLLGLLDDSNLLTSHARLHAPTTIELLGAYIPLPGEVSRYTEELRRVLAQTVGEAMTEDPPSLTPEDTVEDAATMLVRHDLSRVPIVEGETLVGLVSRGDLVIALGRAGEDTAL, encoded by the coding sequence ATGGCTCGAGACACACGGATCTCCGACGTGATGACGACCGACGTGCTCACCCTGCGGCCCGAGATGCCGCTCGAGGACGCGTTCGGGCTCCTCGCCGAGCAGGGTGTGTCCGGGGCGCCGGTCGTCGATACGGAACTGCGGCTCCTCGGCCTCCTCGACGACAGCAACCTGCTCACCAGCCACGCGCGCCTGCACGCCCCGACGACGATCGAGCTCCTCGGAGCGTACATTCCGCTGCCGGGCGAGGTCTCGCGCTACACCGAGGAGTTGCGTCGCGTCCTCGCCCAGACCGTGGGCGAGGCCATGACCGAGGACCCGCCCTCGCTCACGCCCGAGGACACCGTCGAGGACGCGGCGACGATGCTCGTCCGCCACGACCTCTCGCGCGTGCCGATCGTCGAGGGGGAGACGCTGGTGGGGCTCGTGAGCCGAGGGGACCTCGTCATCGCGCTGGGTCGCGCCGGGGAGGACACCGCCCTCTAG
- a CDS encoding MTH1187 family thiamine-binding protein encodes MLVWFSVTPIGTGSPSVSREVARAVAAVRATGLRCETDASGTLVEGTWDDCMDALAAAREAVLESAPRVSFTCKFDVRGDRDQSGADKVASLEQALEEETQR; translated from the coding sequence ATGCTGGTCTGGTTCTCGGTGACGCCGATCGGAACGGGCTCACCCAGCGTGTCCCGGGAGGTCGCACGCGCGGTGGCCGCGGTGCGGGCGACCGGGTTGCGGTGCGAGACTGACGCGTCGGGCACGCTCGTGGAGGGCACCTGGGACGATTGCATGGACGCGCTGGCCGCGGCACGCGAGGCCGTGCTGGAGTCCGCCCCGCGCGTATCGTTCACGTGCAAGTTCGACGTGCGCGGCGACCGCGACCAGAGTGGCGCCGACAAGGTCGCCAGCCTCGAACAGGCGCTGGAGGAGGAGACGCAACGATGA
- a CDS encoding NAD(P)H-hydrate epimerase: MTGGGDPQTARWERLREALGEANAREQAGSARVGATLALLAPRSRDRMGVIYTKRREDLRTHPGQISFPGGRVEPGESVGSAALREAREEIGLDPGTVTPLGATDAFYIPPSRFWLQTIVARWDAPHPLAPEQEEVAEILEVPVAQLLDPERWRVVRLSASGRSWAWQLDGGHVLWGATALVTVGLLDALEPGWRAGADPRSFGADREVLPWLAEASRAPDRKRLTGLPEVTWDELPARPVSRDGPDTPVDEVAEAVADVAVHLASRATGASEPRALVLAGGGANGAVARAAVAALERRGGSAMVLDVGHGESGPTGRAPAEAGGAGGAGVAAEGGGAGEAGEAPREVELPAADVVVDGLVGSGLRGPLREPARAVVLALRRQSAPVVAIDVPTGLDTARGLVGEVLAADATVVAGAPVGGLSEAGVGPFAGELVVARKDRPPARLALSAGTASPGWRE, translated from the coding sequence ATGACCGGCGGCGGTGACCCGCAGACGGCCCGCTGGGAGCGGCTCCGGGAGGCGCTCGGGGAGGCGAACGCCCGCGAGCAGGCAGGATCCGCGAGGGTGGGAGCGACGCTCGCGCTCCTCGCGCCCCGGTCCCGGGACCGCATGGGTGTGATCTACACGAAGCGCCGGGAGGATCTGCGCACCCATCCCGGGCAGATCAGCTTCCCCGGTGGGCGGGTGGAGCCGGGCGAGAGCGTGGGCAGCGCCGCCCTGCGCGAGGCACGGGAGGAGATCGGCCTCGATCCCGGCACGGTCACCCCGCTCGGCGCGACGGACGCGTTCTACATCCCGCCGTCGAGGTTCTGGCTGCAGACGATCGTTGCCCGGTGGGACGCGCCGCACCCCCTTGCTCCCGAGCAGGAGGAGGTCGCGGAGATCCTCGAGGTGCCGGTGGCTCAGCTCCTGGATCCCGAGCGGTGGCGCGTGGTGCGGCTGTCGGCCTCCGGTCGCAGCTGGGCCTGGCAGCTCGACGGTGGACACGTGCTGTGGGGCGCGACCGCCCTCGTGACGGTCGGGCTGCTCGACGCGCTCGAGCCGGGATGGCGGGCCGGCGCCGACCCGCGGTCGTTCGGGGCGGATCGCGAGGTGCTGCCCTGGCTGGCCGAAGCGTCGCGTGCCCCCGACCGCAAGCGCCTGACGGGGCTGCCGGAGGTCACGTGGGACGAGCTGCCCGCGAGGCCGGTGTCCCGCGACGGCCCGGACACCCCCGTGGACGAGGTGGCCGAGGCGGTGGCCGATGTCGCGGTGCACCTCGCGAGCCGCGCCACCGGGGCGTCGGAGCCGCGGGCGCTCGTGCTGGCGGGCGGTGGCGCCAACGGGGCCGTGGCTCGCGCTGCCGTGGCTGCGCTGGAGCGTCGCGGGGGGAGTGCGATGGTGCTTGACGTGGGGCACGGCGAGTCCGGGCCCACGGGTCGGGCGCCAGCGGAGGCCGGGGGTGCCGGGGGTGCCGGGGTGGCCGCTGAGGGCGGGGGTGCCGGGGAGGCCGGGGAGGCCCCTCGGGAGGTCGAGCTGCCCGCCGCCGACGTGGTCGTAGATGGGCTGGTTGGCAGCGGTCTGCGCGGGCCGCTGCGGGAGCCGGCCCGTGCAGTGGTGCTCGCGTTGCGTCGGCAGTCTGCACCCGTCGTGGCCATCGACGTCCCGACGGGGCTGGACACCGCCCGTGGCCTCGTGGGGGAGGTGCTGGCCGCTGATGCGACCGTCGTGGCGGGCGCACCGGTCGGGGGGCTCTCGGAGGCCGGGGTCGGACCCTTCGCCGGTGAGCTGGTCGTGGCCCGCAAGGACCGTCCCCCGGCGCGGCTGGCCCTCTCCGCCGGCACGGCCTCGCCGGGCTGGCGGGAGTGA
- a CDS encoding universal stress protein: MSLGRVVLVPLTNPASVAGLMGMADQLVDREGGTVVPVTVVPPDAGAEIRGDAEALIAAADAAGAELGVPSEGLVGVHESVADGVLDAARDCAATLVLMGWRGRSTQRNVFGELIDTVVGRSRTPTAVVRLGQREPQRVLLPVSNEHLGPTGAGGLLLAADLAQRLGPDARRTVRLLRTGDEDVGSLPPEMQALSDRVHHDPRRYATAIGAAAEAGDLVIVPVAPTVSGLRTATTHVAWQAPESTLLVAIDVGPKAEDVDEATARAGQPAPEPSTHPDDEELHTVSVVARAGEVATTTREQLGPALRSLGTVGEVEAWEDEEGRRCLRTRVRVAARDSNEALAAVMTALHEAEGFKGAELRYELETSPGPDDSESSARSD; encoded by the coding sequence ATGTCGCTGGGTCGGGTCGTGCTCGTGCCGCTCACCAACCCCGCGAGCGTCGCGGGGCTGATGGGCATGGCGGACCAGCTCGTGGATCGCGAGGGCGGCACCGTCGTCCCGGTCACGGTCGTCCCGCCGGACGCGGGCGCGGAGATTCGCGGTGACGCGGAGGCGCTCATCGCCGCGGCGGACGCGGCCGGGGCCGAGCTGGGGGTGCCCTCCGAAGGGCTCGTGGGAGTGCACGAATCGGTGGCCGACGGGGTGCTCGACGCAGCCCGGGATTGTGCCGCGACGCTGGTCCTGATGGGCTGGCGTGGCCGCAGCACGCAACGCAACGTCTTCGGCGAGCTCATCGACACCGTGGTCGGGCGCTCCCGCACGCCCACCGCCGTCGTGCGGCTCGGTCAGCGCGAGCCACAGCGGGTCCTCCTGCCCGTCTCGAACGAGCACCTGGGCCCGACCGGCGCGGGCGGCCTCCTGCTCGCGGCCGATCTCGCCCAGCGGCTCGGGCCCGACGCGAGACGCACGGTGCGCCTGCTGCGCACCGGCGACGAGGACGTCGGTTCACTGCCGCCCGAGATGCAGGCGCTGTCCGACCGGGTCCACCACGACCCGAGGCGGTATGCCACCGCCATCGGCGCGGCGGCCGAGGCCGGGGACCTCGTGATCGTCCCGGTGGCCCCGACGGTCTCGGGCCTGCGAACCGCGACGACCCACGTTGCGTGGCAGGCGCCCGAGTCGACGCTGCTCGTGGCCATCGACGTCGGGCCGAAGGCGGAGGACGTCGACGAGGCGACCGCTCGGGCCGGCCAGCCGGCACCGGAGCCCTCGACCCATCCCGACGACGAGGAGCTCCACACGGTCTCGGTGGTGGCTCGGGCGGGGGAGGTCGCCACCACCACCCGCGAGCAGCTCGGTCCGGCGCTGCGGTCGCTCGGCACCGTCGGCGAGGTCGAGGCCTGGGAGGACGAGGAGGGACGTCGGTGCCTGCGCACTCGCGTGCGGGTGGCGGCGCGTGATTCCAACGAGGCGCTCGCCGCGGTCATGACCGCCCTGCACGAGGCCGAGGGCTTCAAGGGTGCGGAGCTGCGCTACGAGCTGGAGACGTCACCGGGCCCGGACGACAGCGAGTCCTCGGCCCGTTCCGACTGA
- a CDS encoding PIN domain-containing protein, with amino-acid sequence MALATSDHHAARQAFVDDLLDVLPVLPYDLRVAEVHSNLLAATRRAGRPRGAHDLIIAATAAASSRTIVTADPSGFEGLPDIPVTAHR; translated from the coding sequence GTGGCGCTGGCAACCTCCGACCACCACGCTGCGCGCCAAGCGTTCGTGGACGACCTCCTCGACGTACTGCCCGTGCTGCCCTACGACCTGCGCGTCGCGGAGGTCCACTCGAACTTGCTCGCGGCCACCCGTCGGGCGGGGCGCCCCCGCGGAGCGCACGACCTCATCATCGCCGCAACGGCGGCAGCGTCCTCGCGGACGATCGTCACCGCCGACCCCAGCGGATTCGAAGGCCTCCCGGACATTCCGGTCACTGCCCATCGCTGA
- a CDS encoding ATP-binding protein codes for MIVFVVLLFGAVIGALARFILPGRQDLSGSATILAGLIGAGTVGTALAGVTDRGFDWPGPSIPGSVLGAAVVVSLLEWVNRRRTARTGNVPTEQLLSRDEGARLEFKSSARHNLMTGDKDARVELAIARAVSGFANTEGGALIIGVDDEGQPIGLDADLEHVKGRDLDRYELWLHDLLERCLGRRVLRHVALTFDDIGGQSVCRIDVTPADAPAYLRPHTGERRPQFYVRTGNSTRELAVDDTVDYVTRQWPQGTLSRAGVAARRRLARR; via the coding sequence ATGATCGTCTTCGTCGTCCTGCTGTTCGGTGCGGTGATCGGCGCGCTGGCCCGCTTCATCCTCCCCGGCCGTCAGGACCTCTCCGGCAGCGCGACCATCCTCGCTGGGCTCATCGGTGCCGGCACGGTGGGCACTGCGCTCGCAGGTGTCACCGACCGGGGGTTCGACTGGCCGGGCCCGTCGATTCCCGGGTCGGTGCTTGGAGCAGCGGTGGTCGTATCACTGCTCGAATGGGTGAACCGAAGGAGAACCGCGCGCACCGGCAACGTTCCCACCGAGCAGCTGCTCTCCCGAGACGAAGGCGCGCGCCTGGAGTTCAAGAGCAGCGCCCGGCACAACCTCATGACCGGCGACAAGGACGCGCGTGTCGAGTTGGCAATCGCACGCGCCGTGTCCGGATTCGCCAACACCGAGGGGGGCGCTCTGATCATCGGTGTCGATGATGAAGGCCAACCAATCGGGCTCGACGCCGACCTGGAGCATGTGAAAGGTAGGGATCTCGACCGCTACGAGCTGTGGCTGCATGATCTGCTCGAACGCTGTCTCGGCCGGCGTGTGTTGCGCCACGTGGCGCTGACCTTCGACGACATCGGCGGTCAATCGGTCTGCCGGATCGACGTCACGCCTGCGGACGCTCCCGCCTACCTGCGGCCGCACACGGGCGAACGGCGCCCGCAGTTCTACGTCCGGACGGGCAACTCCACACGAGAGCTCGCTGTGGACGACACCGTCGACTACGTCACCCGGCAATGGCCGCAGGGAACGCTCTCACGCGCTGGCGTGGCTGCCCGGAGGCGACTCGCACGTCGATGA
- a CDS encoding PIN domain-containing protein has product MPADEERIALFLDYENLAIGAREDLGGMAFDLKPLSDALAERGRVIVRRAYADWSSFDKDRRMLAMQHVELIEIPQRLGAVRKNAADIKMAVDAVELSFERDYITTFVICTGDSDFTPLVDKLRELDKRVIGVGLQASTSQLLPPACDEFLFYERLEGVNVPARRSRGSRRGGRRGGRGRGPAAAPQEAATKPAEIPAASSGDAEEPVGPAPSPEAVLEEPDVEGSAVEESALDEPDLDEPDLDEPDLDKPDGEEEPADLAKLVTQTLSGLLRSSGGAVLASNLKRAILRKDPTFNEADHGFRAFGELLRHLADRKVIEISEGPARGDPEVSFPEDSTDEAGAFRLLRDVVAELEEADGPPPLSGLKDQVRKQSPGFSEKEFGFGGFLQFCKAARTRGIVTMDWDEEADDYVLSVRAAEGDSEGEL; this is encoded by the coding sequence ATGCCTGCTGACGAAGAGCGAATCGCGCTGTTTCTGGACTACGAGAACCTCGCCATCGGGGCGCGCGAGGACCTCGGGGGGATGGCCTTCGACCTCAAGCCCCTGTCGGATGCGCTCGCCGAGCGGGGCCGCGTCATCGTGCGCCGCGCCTACGCCGACTGGAGCTCGTTCGACAAGGACCGGCGGATGCTCGCCATGCAGCACGTCGAGCTCATCGAGATTCCGCAGCGGCTCGGCGCGGTCCGCAAGAACGCGGCCGACATCAAGATGGCCGTCGACGCGGTCGAGTTGTCGTTCGAGCGCGACTACATCACGACGTTCGTCATCTGCACGGGGGACAGCGACTTCACACCGCTCGTCGACAAGCTCCGCGAGCTCGACAAGCGCGTGATCGGGGTAGGGCTGCAGGCCTCGACCTCGCAGTTGTTGCCCCCCGCATGCGACGAGTTCCTGTTCTACGAGCGTCTCGAGGGCGTGAACGTCCCGGCCCGCCGCAGCCGTGGCAGCCGGCGGGGGGGCCGCAGGGGCGGTCGGGGCCGCGGGCCGGCTGCGGCCCCCCAGGAGGCCGCTACCAAGCCGGCCGAGATCCCCGCAGCCTCGAGCGGCGACGCCGAGGAGCCGGTGGGCCCGGCTCCGAGCCCCGAGGCGGTGCTCGAGGAGCCGGACGTCGAGGGCTCGGCGGTCGAGGAGTCGGCGCTCGACGAGCCCGATCTCGACGAGCCCGATCTCGACGAGCCCGATCTCGACAAGCCGGACGGCGAGGAGGAGCCCGCCGACCTCGCGAAGCTGGTCACACAGACGCTCTCCGGTCTGTTGCGCTCCTCCGGTGGCGCCGTGCTCGCGTCGAACCTCAAGCGCGCCATCCTGCGCAAGGACCCCACGTTCAACGAGGCCGACCACGGGTTCCGCGCCTTCGGTGAGCTTCTGCGGCACCTCGCCGACCGCAAGGTGATCGAGATCAGCGAGGGACCGGCACGAGGTGACCCCGAGGTCTCGTTCCCCGAGGATTCCACCGATGAGGCGGGGGCCTTCCGTCTGCTGCGCGACGTCGTGGCCGAGCTCGAGGAGGCCGACGGCCCGCCCCCGCTGTCGGGGCTCAAGGATCAGGTGCGCAAGCAATCCCCGGGGTTCAGCGAGAAGGAGTTCGGCTTCGGCGGCTTTCTCCAGTTCTGCAAGGCCGCCCGCACCCGCGGCATCGTCACGATGGACTGGGACGAGGAGGCCGACGACTACGTCCTCTCGGTGCGTGCGGCCGAGGGCGACTCCGAGGGGGAGCTCTAG
- a CDS encoding P-II family nitrogen regulator: MKLIVAIVKPFKVEDVKESLREVGVAGLTVSEARGFGRQRGHTEVYRGAEYQVDFVPKSRVEVMVDDAQVDGVIDAITKAARTGKIGDGKITVMPIDEVVRIRTGEHGPDAL, translated from the coding sequence GTGAAGCTCATCGTGGCGATCGTGAAGCCGTTCAAGGTCGAGGACGTGAAGGAGTCGCTCAGGGAGGTCGGCGTGGCCGGTCTCACGGTGTCGGAGGCTCGCGGGTTCGGGCGACAGCGGGGGCACACCGAGGTGTACCGCGGGGCGGAGTACCAGGTGGACTTCGTCCCCAAAAGCCGTGTCGAGGTGATGGTCGACGATGCGCAGGTCGACGGCGTGATCGATGCGATCACCAAGGCCGCACGCACCGGCAAGATCGGCGACGGCAAGATCACCGTGATGCCGATCGACGAGGTCGTGCGCATCCGCACTGGGGAACACGGGCCCGACGCGCTGTAG
- a CDS encoding HD domain-containing protein, which yields MGPLDVRAVDAPVGRAWTEAWSNRVDAHVARSLASVDAGGVAVVALGSYARRQLCPASDVDLLLLHDGWKDSRLEELVRAVCYPLWDARLEVGYAVRTPREAVRAATERLETATALVDRRLVAGEVGLLDELSGRAQRWMRRRGGRLVTELEAVEARRRADGVAGELEPDLKRGVGGLRDVHALRWAAAGLLGEPSIDALIGAAYLSAADERALTSAAGELLALRVALHLGHGPSVRPGTEADRLRLERQDDVAEVAGMGGDGGALLRRAGLAARSIAHLHARAWPRLVADAGRGRTRLAPPAEPLEDGLVLRDGIVEAEPGRRLADDPALGLRAVAAAAARETNLGRATASAWRRELAGIGTLPWNAAARAALLAVLRRGEAGEPALADADEMGLLGAHLPDWQRIRGAPQRNPYHRYDVDTHLRRTVAELVRLVDGAEDWRHTSVWERLDDPDVLLLGAFLHDVGKVSSGDHSVVGAQIAREWLLRMGFDRRRADRVAKLVRLHLLLPETATARDLDDQDEIDRVADRVGDAPTLDALYLLALADARATGPAATSSWKDGLLADLHARVRTVLTGDPEATRQLVGPEARLEDVRTHLGDDAGPAR from the coding sequence GTGGGCCCGCTCGACGTGCGCGCGGTCGACGCCCCCGTCGGTCGGGCCTGGACGGAGGCGTGGAGCAACCGCGTCGACGCGCACGTGGCCCGGAGCCTCGCGTCGGTCGATGCGGGCGGTGTCGCGGTCGTCGCGCTGGGCAGCTATGCCCGTCGGCAGTTGTGTCCCGCATCGGACGTCGACCTGCTCCTGCTGCACGACGGGTGGAAGGACTCCCGGCTCGAGGAGCTCGTTCGCGCGGTCTGCTACCCGCTGTGGGACGCCCGGCTCGAGGTGGGTTACGCGGTGCGGACGCCGCGCGAAGCGGTCCGTGCCGCGACCGAGCGGCTGGAGACCGCGACCGCGCTGGTCGACCGGCGCCTGGTCGCCGGGGAGGTGGGGCTGCTCGACGAGCTGTCCGGTCGTGCGCAGCGGTGGATGCGCCGCCGCGGCGGTCGCCTCGTCACCGAGCTCGAGGCCGTGGAGGCTCGTCGTCGCGCGGACGGCGTCGCCGGTGAGCTCGAGCCCGACCTGAAGCGGGGGGTGGGCGGGCTGCGCGATGTGCACGCCCTTCGGTGGGCCGCGGCCGGACTCCTCGGCGAGCCATCCATCGACGCCCTCATCGGAGCGGCTTACCTGAGCGCCGCGGACGAGCGCGCACTGACCTCCGCGGCGGGGGAGTTGCTGGCCCTTCGAGTGGCGCTGCACCTCGGCCACGGCCCCTCCGTGCGGCCCGGCACGGAGGCCGATCGTCTCCGCCTGGAGCGACAGGACGACGTCGCCGAGGTCGCCGGCATGGGAGGTGATGGTGGGGCGTTGCTGCGCCGGGCGGGGTTGGCCGCCCGGTCGATCGCGCACCTCCACGCGCGCGCCTGGCCGCGCCTGGTTGCCGACGCCGGCCGCGGGCGCACGCGCCTGGCGCCGCCCGCCGAGCCGCTCGAGGACGGGCTCGTGCTGCGCGACGGGATCGTCGAGGCCGAGCCCGGGCGGCGTCTCGCGGATGATCCGGCGCTCGGCCTGCGCGCCGTCGCGGCGGCTGCAGCGCGCGAGACGAACCTCGGCCGCGCGACCGCGAGCGCGTGGCGGCGCGAGCTCGCCGGGATCGGCACGCTGCCGTGGAACGCCGCCGCGCGGGCGGCACTGCTCGCGGTCCTCCGCCGGGGTGAGGCGGGGGAGCCGGCGTTGGCCGACGCGGACGAGATGGGCCTGCTCGGCGCGCATCTGCCCGATTGGCAGCGGATCCGCGGTGCACCGCAGCGCAACCCGTACCACCGCTACGACGTCGACACCCACCTGCGGCGGACCGTGGCGGAGCTCGTCCGTCTGGTGGACGGCGCCGAGGACTGGCGGCACACGTCGGTGTGGGAACGCCTCGACGACCCGGACGTGCTGCTGTTGGGTGCGTTCCTGCACGACGTCGGCAAGGTCTCCTCCGGCGACCACAGCGTCGTCGGCGCTCAGATCGCGCGTGAGTGGCTGCTGCGCATGGGCTTCGACCGGCGCCGCGCGGACCGGGTCGCCAAGCTCGTGCGGCTGCACCTGCTGCTGCCCGAGACCGCGACCGCGCGGGACCTCGACGATCAGGACGAGATCGACCGCGTGGCCGATCGCGTGGGCGACGCGCCGACCCTCGATGCGCTCTACCTGCTCGCCCTCGCCGACGCCCGCGCGACCGGTCCCGCGGCGACGTCGTCGTGGAAGGACGGGCTGCTCGCCGACCTGCACGCGCGTGTGCGTACGGTGCTGACCGGCGACCCCGAGGCGACCCGCCAGCTCGTCGGCCCCGAGGCCCGGCTCGAGGACGTGCGCACGCATCTCGGCGATGACGCCGGGCCAGCTCGATGA
- a CDS encoding ACT domain-containing protein, with amino-acid sequence MTPGQLDDLVRGLPRRYLLVAPSEQVATHARLLAAGPPAVDLRAGPVDGTTAVSVVAEDRRGLMADVAGTLLAHGFVVLEARAFTRGDGVALDWFVGDGSSVDEAALDELPATLRHAVAGEIDVATLLDRADGEVTGLARPARTPVEVTFDRGPTLTRVEVRGADAPGLLFRLGRVLAEERLDVVGARVATMGPEVRDVFFVRPSGGPIDTGRVASRLREAAGDPREA; translated from the coding sequence ATGACGCCGGGCCAGCTCGATGACCTGGTCCGGGGCCTTCCGCGCCGCTACCTGCTCGTGGCCCCGTCCGAGCAGGTCGCCACACACGCGCGGTTGCTCGCCGCCGGGCCGCCGGCCGTGGACCTGCGTGCCGGCCCGGTCGACGGCACCACGGCGGTGTCCGTGGTCGCGGAGGACCGGCGTGGCCTCATGGCCGACGTTGCCGGGACCCTGCTCGCGCACGGCTTCGTCGTGCTCGAGGCGCGTGCGTTCACCCGCGGCGACGGCGTCGCGCTCGACTGGTTCGTTGGCGACGGGTCGTCGGTCGACGAGGCCGCCCTCGATGAGCTGCCGGCAACCCTCCGCCACGCCGTCGCCGGTGAGATCGACGTCGCCACGCTCCTCGACCGAGCGGATGGGGAGGTCACCGGCCTGGCACGCCCCGCGCGGACCCCGGTCGAGGTCACGTTCGATCGGGGGCCGACACTCACCCGCGTCGAGGTGCGTGGTGCGGATGCCCCCGGCCTGCTGTTCCGGCTCGGCCGAGTGCTGGCCGAGGAGCGCCTCGACGTCGTCGGAGCGCGGGTCGCCACCATGGGTCCCGAGGTTCGCGACGTGTTCTTCGTCCGCCCCTCCGGTGGCCCTATCGACACCGGACGGGTCGCCTCCCGATTGCGTGAGGCGGCGGGGGACCCGCGCGAGGCGTGA
- a CDS encoding FABP family protein → MVPPDPNTPPEPPAALAFLEGVWQGEGRGQYPTIDPFDYRERIEFTAMPKPFLRYEQETFDATSGAPLHVEVGYVRSPASGRVELMLAHPTGFAEVEEGELHVEDGVHRLRLVSRTVGATATAKRVDALERDVEVVGDRLDYRLRMAAVGEPMTHHLAATLHRVVDPAATRR, encoded by the coding sequence ATGGTGCCCCCGGATCCGAACACCCCACCCGAGCCGCCAGCGGCGCTCGCCTTCCTCGAGGGCGTCTGGCAGGGCGAGGGGCGGGGGCAGTACCCCACCATCGACCCGTTCGACTACCGGGAGCGCATCGAGTTCACGGCGATGCCGAAGCCGTTCCTGCGCTACGAGCAGGAGACGTTCGACGCGACCAGCGGAGCGCCGCTGCACGTCGAAGTGGGCTACGTGCGCAGCCCCGCGTCCGGGCGGGTCGAGCTCATGCTCGCGCACCCGACGGGGTTCGCCGAGGTCGAGGAGGGCGAGCTGCACGTCGAGGACGGCGTCCATCGGCTGCGGCTGGTCTCCCGCACGGTGGGCGCGACCGCGACCGCGAAACGCGTCGATGCGCTGGAGCGCGACGTCGAGGTCGTCGGGGACCGGCTCGACTACCGGCTCCGGATGGCGGCGGTGGGGGAGCCCATGACCCACCACCTCGCGGCGACGCTGCACCGAGTGGTCGACCCCGCGGCTACTCGCCGATGA